The Dreissena polymorpha isolate Duluth1 chromosome 4, UMN_Dpol_1.0, whole genome shotgun sequence region tccgtgcacaatttttgtccgggctatttctcagcaattaatgacaggaattcaattaaactttatgggaagcttcactaccaagaggagatgtgcatattatcagccggttttggtcggataatttttcacagagttatggccctttgaaattttctatttactgtacatatagtgcaattcttttcccccaactactgactggaattcaatgaagctttatgggaagcttaactaccttgaggagatgcgcatgttatttgtgggttctggttagatgatttatttagagagttatggccctttgaaatttttaagttgctaaaccatccatcgtattattttgtacaaagttatgcccctcaagacgtttccttttatctgaatatatagtgcaatattgtgacaaaaaacctttgggaagcatcacccgtctccgacgggtTCTTGTCAATAAATGGGCGCGGTGTTCAGTTAGTTAAGATAACAATTGAACGAAATTGTTGAAATTGCCAAATCAGTATTTGTAGATACTGCTGTCGACTCTCATATTGTCACCATTGTGCTCTTTATTAGTATTTTAAACATTATCTTAAAGTCAATAGGACGCGCGGGAACACTTTTAAGCAATGGATTTTCCATCCGATCTATAGTTGTCTTTATACGACAATGCACGTAGACAATATTTTACAGTGTCGAAAAATTGGAGCCTTTGTAACATTTTTGCCCGGACGAGGTGAAGAAtacagtatttgttgttgttattaggGGAATATTTGTCGTTTCTGGGGTGGTATCGAGTTGGCGACTTTAAAACCGACATAAAACTATAGACTTAATTTAAAGAATTCACATGTGTACTTGCCGCGAAGGTTAATTTGTTCGAACATCTTATTTCTAGGCCGTGTTTTATCTTCTCCTTCTCGATCTCCGCTACACTTGAAGTCCGCAGGCATGGGTCGTAGGTTTTAATATGTAACGACTAAGTCAAAGTGACCATTTACAGAACCCGAAAAAATAGATTTGATATGTATTCGCTTAATTAAGAGCGCCCAAATCGTAATCAGCACTGTGAAATTTGCATCGTCAAAACTTTGTTTCATACTAACGACATCATTCACTTATGCGTACAAGAATAAGTTATATAATGAAATCTATTAATCAGTAAACACGTTGAAGCGTGTTccgtattttaatataaaaacataacaaaagtAAAGTTACTATCTTTTATATGACgtcaataacaataaatacttcaaaatattgaaaaaagacaaaataatattattaaataaattattcaatcgatgtatttttttaataaatagtatGAACAGCGATTTGtacaacatgtatacatatacacatgATGCGTATATATCATAATGTAAAGCATATCAAACCTGAGGAACATATGAATCATATTGAGCACAAACAGCTCTATTTATATGATGGAAACCTCCTTGGCATAGCCCTTTAAATAGGTCACGGTACGTTGCCTCCGTGTTGACCTGTAGCCAGCGAtgtaaaacattataaataaaatctTTTTGGGAGATCTTTTCAGGAGCTCTGTTTCTATCATCGTTCAGAATATAAATATCGGAGTCTTGGACACCGATGGCCCAAAAAAGTTTTAATGGATCGTGACACACTTCGCTGGCGATAAAGGCAATGAGGTCCAAATTATTTCCGATTTGGCTGTTGGATTTTGCTAATAATGGCACGCAATCTAAGCAATCAAATTCTTGGAATATTAGGCAGTGACACACATTGGCAGAGGTCGTCTGATTATATCTGTTCAATGCAACGGCCAAGCGAGCACAATTTTCTGAAACGAAAAAATATACTATAAGCGACGGGTCACtggataattattttattttcgtgaCGTGTGGCACTTCACTTCAACTGTTCATAGACGGTTAAGAATGCATATGGGCGATTAGTTAATGCCGAATACTCTAACGTGATACTCGCTGATCATACTAATCGCATTTTAATTTCAGCAAATGAAAACAGCATTAGTCCCGGTTCTGCGAACAGCATTATTTTCGTTTCTTTTGAAAATATACTCAGAACATGTTAGATTCGAAAAATGTCGCAGTACCAACGTATATTGGACCTGTCAACAACTATCCGTCGGTTTAACACCGTTATACCATAACACATTAGAACCTCCATAACATTGTTACTGGTCGTATTATACATTTGACTCGTATATTATTTCTGAAGATAAACGCAGCTCTTAATATAAAATCAATTCAAGAAaggttatatgttatataattacCGGGTAATGAAGCAGGATTGGACAGTTCTCCCCTTACACCTGTTTGTGGAATGTCTCTCCCGCCGTCGATTTCTACTTCACTATGTAGGAGCGAAGAATTTTCtgtaaaaatatacataattataaaaaatggtATTctcctttaaagggatcttttcacgctttggtaaattgacaaaattgaaaaaagttgtttcagattcgcaaattttcgttttagttatgatatttgtgagtaaacagtaatactgaacatttaccatggtctaatatagccattatatgcatcttttgacgattttaaaacctaaaaattataaagcgttgcaacgcgaaacgattgaataatttggagagttctgtttttgtcgttaaattttgtgaaactacgaagattgcttatataaggtataaaatacgtcaagtatgtgtactcggcggaatagctcagtaggctgaagcgtttttacttcaggactctggcaggacaccaggggtcactggttcgaaacctgctccgtgcaatgttcttttccttttttaaattttattcttgattttttactggagcttttacgatccaatgtttacatttatcaatataaagcatttaatgaataagttaaaaaatgccaaaatctgtgaaaaggcccctttaaaataactgttttatttaattagtaaTGATCACGCTAATGGTGCATTGCCAGCGGAAGAGTACTTGTTTAACTTAAATAAACGCTTCAATTAAATAAGACCCAATTTCCGATACACTTTGCCTTAAGCTAATGTCCTAGTATTAATTAAACCCTCTTATAATCTAAATGCGGAATGGAAttaacaacaataaacatttaatgtattaGTTCAGTAgatattcactcgtgatcatgtacaaataaaaataaatatgttcactcGTTATAGTAACACTAATAAACGTATGAATTAATCTGATCAATCGTGAACTAAAATCTATTATCATACATACcaacataaacataattgtaaAAACTGGTATTCTCCtttaaataagtgttttatataaGTATAATAAGTTATGATCACGCTAATGGTACATGTACCCTCGGAAGAGTACTTGGCTTACCAAAAAAAAACGCTTCAATTAAATAAGACCCGATTACCGATACACTTGCCTGAAGTTAATGTCGTAGTATTAATTAAACTCGCTTATAATCTAAAGGCGGAATGGaattaacaacaacaaacatttttAATGTATTAGTTCAGTACATATTCATCGTTGCAGTAGCACCTAATAACGTATTAATTAACTTGATCAATcgtaaaatgaaatatattatcaTACAAACCAACATATATCCTTTACAGTGTTCTTGATAGCTAAGTTAGTCTGGACGTTATTTTAACGTgttattttaataacttttttgggaccaattgtattattaatttttagtaaTGAATCGAAGAGTTAGTTGGTGAGAGCGGATTATCTTTGATTTAACGAAAAACACATACCTCTTGACAGCGACTTCGGCGGACAGTATCTGTTACACGCGAGTGCCCCGGAAATGGCAGCAATAACGAACACGAAGATGGCTGCGAAGACAATGATCAAGACCTGCAGAGCTACCGGGAGTGATGCAAACCAGCCGCCGCTTTCATTCCCCTGATGAGATGATCCGACGAGAGCTGATTTCGGAAGAAGATAACAAGGAGGCTTACATTGGAATGGCCAAATGGGGTTAtgtaatgacaagctttaattgcACATAGAACTCGTTACTGATTTTATTCCAGAAAGTGAGGAAATTATTGCAACGGTTTGGTAGACTCGATAGACGCAAGTTAAAATAGAATGCCATTACTATCGGAATTTTCAGTATTTATAATGGGCACATAATTGCCAAACCTCTTGataatttaacacatttaaaataatgatCCGGTGAAAGAAGAACTTAATAATTCATTAACTAATTATTGATTAACTTAACCCAAAAATAATGTCGACTTAACCAAATATTATGTTAACCCAAGAAaatcttaatttgattttttaaaaatatccaCTAAACCCAACATAATGTTATCTTTCTCCAATATAATGTTAACATAACTCAACCAACGTAACCCAACATCGTGTTACCTTAACCTAACATAATGTTAGGTTCACTCAACATAATCACAACTAACCGAACATATCAGTTTCTCTTATCAGAAGGCAGTTTAGGCGTTCTATATCTACCTTGTGTTATTGCAGGATTGGCCACAGGAGTGCTTGTTTCAGAGGAGCTTTTTACATGTGTCTTTTTCGTGCACGGGAAATCTGAATTTCCGTATTTGTTCTCGTACCTTGAatgaacataatataaatattcatacaatttataaacatcTATATACTAAGGATTTAGGTCACACAAAGATAAATACTTTATGTTTCCTTGCAAAGAAGTTACGTCTTAATTGGCAATTATTTTGGGACAAAATTGCCTTACAACGAAATCATAGGAGTCCAAATAGAGTTTGCGGTGGTGTAAGAACAGTTACAGTGATTAAACACTCATAAcaattttgacatattttttcttattattttaaggTACGGTGGTTTCAGTGATCTTACTATTGTTCATTTGGTTTTTATTATGTTGAACAACAAGTTTACTGATTTGTTTGTTCAATtatgaataataattatacaacTAGAAAGTGATGGTTAACACTGATTAGTGAACAAGTACACTAAAGTTCCCCCTACCCCGGCAGACAGTCCCCGCACTCCCAGTTGCTCTGGCTCGAGCATGACTTCTTCATGTACCGGTTCACCGAGGTGCAGTTTGCTGAACACTTGGTACAGTACGGTGGAAGAAACTCTAACGTGGGAATGTAGACGTAGTGGTCATTTGAGCATTCCTGACACGGGAAACACTCTTCATCGCCGTACGGCCCCGTCTTAAGATCGATctggaaaatatataaatagtacGATGACGTTACTAgtgttattataaataattttttctgTGGTTAAGAACTTAAAAAAAGCTGTTTATTAGGGACTATAAACCATATACAACATATCACAAATCACATCACATACATTTAATAGCATATACATTTCTACGACAAACCATATATCAAATGCAACAAACCATAATTACATCTTGCATACCGGATATTACATACAACAT contains the following coding sequences:
- the LOC127879874 gene encoding uncharacterized protein LOC127879874 isoform X2, which gives rise to MNESADDIESLLARYREVSAKIDLKTGPYGDEECFPCQECSNDHYVYIPTLEFLPPYCTKCSANCTSVNRYMKKSCSSQSNWECGDCLPGYENKYGNSDFPCTKKTHVKSSSETSTPVANPAITQALVGSSHQGNESGGWFASLPVALQVLIIVFAAIFVFVIAAISGALACNRYCPPKSLSRENSSLLHSEVEIDGGRDIPQTGVRGELSNPASLPENCARLAVALNRYNQTTSANVCHCLIFQEFDCLDCVPLLAKSNSQIGNNLDLIAFIASEVCHDPLKLFWAIGVQDSDIYILNDDRNRAPEKISQKDFIYNVLHRWLQVNTEATYRDLFKGLCQGGFHHINRAVCAQYDSYVPQV
- the LOC127879874 gene encoding uncharacterized protein LOC127879874 isoform X3 → MKKSCSSQSNWECGDCLPGYENKYGNSDFPCTKKTHVKSSSETSTPVANPAITQALVGSSHQGNESGGWFASLPVALQVLIIVFAAIFVFVIAAISGALACNRYCPPKSLSRENSSLLHSEVEIDGGRDIPQTGVRGELSNPASLPENCARLAVALNRYNQTTSANVCHCLIFQEFDCLDCVPLLAKSNSQIGNNLDLIAFIASEVCHDPLKLFWAIGVQDSDIYILNDDRNRAPEKISQKDFIYNVLHRWLQVNTEATYRDLFKGLCQGGFHHINRAVCAQYDSYVPQV
- the LOC127879874 gene encoding uncharacterized protein LOC127879874 isoform X1 — protein: MLLSYQKLCLTVCILISVILKVNSNVLPRCSARENTYWKEIKQKCTPCRTCSAGTARNLSSEIDLKTGPYGDEECFPCQECSNDHYVYIPTLEFLPPYCTKCSANCTSVNRYMKKSCSSQSNWECGDCLPGYENKYGNSDFPCTKKTHVKSSSETSTPVANPAITQALVGSSHQGNESGGWFASLPVALQVLIIVFAAIFVFVIAAISGALACNRYCPPKSLSRENSSLLHSEVEIDGGRDIPQTGVRGELSNPASLPENCARLAVALNRYNQTTSANVCHCLIFQEFDCLDCVPLLAKSNSQIGNNLDLIAFIASEVCHDPLKLFWAIGVQDSDIYILNDDRNRAPEKISQKDFIYNVLHRWLQVNTEATYRDLFKGLCQGGFHHINRAVCAQYDSYVPQV